A genomic segment from Peribacillus sp. ACCC06369 encodes:
- a CDS encoding dimethylarginine dimethylaminohydrolase family protein, whose product MVNKINDELEAYCASEYSKLSRVIVCEPRHMEIREIINETQKEFQEENIDQALALKQHAEFIKALENEGIEVIKLPPELTYPEQVFTRDIGFTLGNTVYVAELATGIRQGEEQILKSWLETNGISFFNLLKNHIEGGDVLIDGKTIYIGISERTDESSVKHLQTLLPEYDIIAVPFIETFLHLDCVFNIISPTEALIFPESFTKKEMDLLASRYDMIEVTKEEQFTLGTNVLSIGNKKLFSLPCNKQVNSELRKRGYEVIEVDISEIIKSGGSFRCCTMPLLRTTNKKTDPA is encoded by the coding sequence ATGGTAAACAAAATAAACGATGAACTAGAAGCTTATTGTGCGAGTGAATATTCAAAGCTATCACGGGTGATCGTCTGTGAACCTCGTCATATGGAAATCAGGGAGATCATTAACGAAACTCAAAAAGAGTTTCAAGAAGAAAATATCGATCAGGCACTTGCCTTGAAGCAGCACGCCGAATTTATAAAGGCTCTTGAAAATGAAGGGATTGAAGTCATAAAACTTCCGCCCGAATTAACATATCCAGAACAAGTCTTTACGAGAGATATCGGTTTCACTCTTGGCAATACCGTTTACGTTGCTGAGTTGGCAACAGGTATCAGGCAGGGTGAAGAACAAATATTGAAATCCTGGCTCGAAACGAATGGTATCTCATTTTTCAACCTTCTCAAAAATCATATTGAGGGCGGGGATGTCCTTATAGACGGAAAGACCATCTATATTGGAATCAGTGAAAGAACGGATGAATCATCCGTCAAGCATCTTCAAACCCTATTACCTGAATACGATATCATCGCGGTTCCTTTCATTGAAACGTTCCTTCATTTAGATTGTGTTTTCAATATCATATCACCGACAGAGGCGCTTATTTTTCCAGAGTCCTTTACAAAAAAAGAGATGGATTTATTAGCTTCACGTTATGACATGATTGAAGTGACTAAAGAAGAACAATTCACATTAGGAACAAACGTGCTTTCGATTGGGAATAAAAAATTATTCAGTCTTCCTTGTAATAAACAGGTAAATAGTGAGCTTCGTAAACGCGGATACGAAGTCATTGAAGTCGATATAAGCGAAATCATCAAGTCCGGTGGCTCTTTCCGTTGTTGCACCATGCCACTATTGAGGACAACGAATAAGAAGACTGACCCAGCCTGA